The following DNA comes from Vibrio gigantis.
TCTGTTTATGGTGTTCAGATAGGTTCGTGATTTCCAGCTCACCTTTAATCGCGCTTGATTTTCCACCCACAGATTTAGCAATGACTAAAATTGCGATGATGGCGATTACAACGGTCGCAATCTTGGCTAAAAACAAGCCGTAGTCCAACAAAAATTCCAATGTCATATCCCCTAATGTATGAATTAGTGTATTGTAACCATCTTGTCACGATTACCAAGAATTTCTCATCATTCCTGCGGTTATCTGTGTGATTAAACATCAATGGAATGGCGAACATAATAAAAGAAAGAAGGATAAGCACAGTGGATTACCCAATCTCTACAGATGCCCTCAAAGATAAAGTAATTTTGGTTACTGGTGCTGGTGCCGGTATTGGACGCCAAGCAGCACTAAGCTTCGCTCAACATGGCGCGACAGTTATTCTGCTAGGCCGCAATGTTAAAAACCTTGAATTTATTTACGATGAAATCGAAAGTGCTGGTTACCCACAGCCTGCGATCATCCCACTGGATCTAAAAGGCGCGACAAAGCAGAACTACATTGATATGGCTGAAACCATTGAGTCACAGTTCGGTCGTTTAGATGGTCTACTACATAACGCTGGCGTTCTCGGTACTCTGAGCCCGTTTGAGCAGATTGATGAAGAGACCTTTGATGATGTTATGCAGATCAATGTGAAGTCTGAGTTCTTGATGACTCAAGCGCTGCTACCTGTACTGAAGAAAGCGGAAGCCGGCCGTATCGTATTTACGTCTTCTACCGTTGGCCACTCTGGCCGTGCATTCTGGGGCACTTACGCGATCTCTAAGTTTGCAACCGAAGGTATGATGCAGATCTTAGCGGATGAGCTTGAAGACACCAACATCCGTGTTAACGCGATCAACCCAGGCGGCACTCAAACACGCATGCGTGCAAAAGCGTACCCAGGTGAAGATGCGAACAAGCTGAAAACGCCACTGGACATCATCCCACTGTACTTACACTTAATGAACCCAAGTGTGACAGACATTAATGGTCAATGTATCGACGCTCAACCTAAGTAGTTGATATTATAACCAATCGTAAAAAGCCGCTTTAATAGCGGCTTTTTTTGTATCTATGTACCGTCCTAAATATGGTTGACACATTTCCAACATGAAATTGGAGAGTGTCATGAAAACAACAAGTAGACGTACTCAACGAGATTATTCTCTTGCCTTTAAATTGGCAGTCGTAAGCCAAGTTGAAAAAGGCGAAATGACTTATAAGCAAGCTCAAGAACGTTATGGGATCCAAGGGCGCTCTACCGTTTTAGTTTGGCTTCGCAAACATGGTCAACTAGATTGGTCTAAAGGAATAGAACAATCGAGAGCGTTAGGAGCGACTATGTCAAACTCTTCCTCAACTCAAACCCCAGAGCAACGAATCAAAGAACTCGAGCTGCAATTAGAAGAAACTCAGCTCAAAGCTGAGTTCTTCGAAGCGGTTGTAAAAGTCATGGATCGAGATTTCGGAGTCCGAATTTCAAAGAAGCGCAAGGCCGAGTTATTAAGGAAAAAACGGTCAGAAAGTTGACCGTTACTAAAGCTTGTCACTTTATAGGTATTACACGACAAGCTTTCTACAAGCGCTGTGTTGCAGAAATTCAT
Coding sequences within:
- a CDS encoding YciK family oxidoreductase; protein product: MDYPISTDALKDKVILVTGAGAGIGRQAALSFAQHGATVILLGRNVKNLEFIYDEIESAGYPQPAIIPLDLKGATKQNYIDMAETIESQFGRLDGLLHNAGVLGTLSPFEQIDEETFDDVMQINVKSEFLMTQALLPVLKKAEAGRIVFTSSTVGHSGRAFWGTYAISKFATEGMMQILADELEDTNIRVNAINPGGTQTRMRAKAYPGEDANKLKTPLDIIPLYLHLMNPSVTDINGQCIDAQPK